A part of Hippopotamus amphibius kiboko isolate mHipAmp2 chromosome 16, mHipAmp2.hap2, whole genome shotgun sequence genomic DNA contains:
- the SAMD4B gene encoding protein Smaug homolog 2 isoform X2, which produces MMFRDQVGILAGWFKGWNECEQTVALLSLLKRVTRTQARFLQLCLEHSLADCNDIHLLESEANSAAIVSQWQQESKEKVVSLLLSHLPLLQPGNTEAKSEYMRLLQKVLAYSIESNAFIEESRQLLSYALIHPATTLEDRNALALWLSHLEERLASGFRTRPEPTYHSRQGSDEWGGPAELGPGEAGPGWQDKPPRENGHVPFHPPSSVPPAINSIGSNANTGLPCQIHPSPLKRSMSLIPTSPQAPGEWPSPEELGARAAFATPDHAPLSPQSSVASSGSEQTEEQGSSRNTFQEDGSGMKDVPSWLKSLRLHKYAALFSQMSYEEMMTLTEQHLESQNVTKGARHKIALSIQKLRERQSVLKSLEKDVLEGGNLRNALQELQQIIITPIKAYSVLQATVAAATATTSTAKDGGRGEPPLPGAEPPLAHPGTDKGSEAKDPPAAESYPPPPAPAPTDGSEPVPAPVADGDIPSQFTRVMGKVCTQLLVSRPDEENITSYLQLIEKCLTHEAFTETQKKRLLSWKQQVLKLLRTFPRKAALEMQNYRQQKGWAFGSNSLPIAGSVGMGVARRTQRQFPMPPRALPPGRMGLLSPSGIGGISPRHALTSPSLGGQGRQNLWFANPGGSNSMPSQSRSSVQRTHSLPVHSSPQAILMFPPDCPVPGPDLEINPTLESLCLSMTEHALGGPSRDLC; this is translated from the exons CCATCGTCAGCCAGTGGCAGCAGGAGTCCAAAGAGAAGGTGGTGTCCCTCCTGCTGTCCCACCTACCCCTGCTTCAGCCGGGCAACACGGAGGCCAAGTCGGAGTACATGAGGCTGCTGCAGAAAGTGCTGGCCTACTCGATTGAGAGCAATGCCTTCATTGAGGAGAGCCGCCAGCTGCTCTCTTATGCCCTCATCCACCCGGCCACCACGCTGGAGGACCGCAATGCGCTGGCCCTCTGGCTGAGCCACTTGGAAGAGCGGCTAGCTAGCGGCTTCCGCACCCGGCCTGAGCCCACCTACCACTCGCGTCAGGGCTCAGATGAGTGGGGTGGTCCTGcagagctgggccctggggaggcagggccaggctggcAAGACAAGCCACCCCGGGAAAATGGACACGTGcccttccacccacccagctCAGTGCCGCCAGCCATCAACAGTATTGGGAGCAACGCAAACACAG GTCTCCCCTGCCAAATCCACCCCAGTCCGCTGAAGCGCTCCATGTCGCTCATCCCCACGAGCCCCCAGGCCCCTGGTGAGTGGCCGAGTCCAGAGGAGCTTGGGGCCCGGGCTGCTTTCGCCACGCCCGACCACGCACCCCTCTCGCCCCAGAGCAGCGTGGCCTCCTCTGGCAGCGAGCAGACGGAGGAGCAGGGCTCCAGCCGGAACACTTTCCAGGAGGACGGCAGTGGCATGAAAG ATGTGCCCTCATGGCTCAAGAGCCTCCGCTTGCACAAGTACGCAGCCCTCTTCTCACAGATGAGCTATGAGGAGATGATGACACTGACTGAGCAGCACTTGGAGTCTCAG AATGTCACCAAAGGTGCCCGCCACAAGATAGCCCTGAGCATCCAGAAGCTGCGCGAGAGGCAGAGTGTCCTCAAATCCCTGGAGAAG GATGTGCTGGAAGGCGGGAATCTGCGAAACGCTCTGCAGGAGCTTCAGCAGATCATCATCACCCCCATCAAGGCCTACAGTGTCCTCCAGGCCACTGTGGCCGCTGCCACCGCCACCACCTCTACTGCCAAGGATGGGGGCCGGGGAGAGCCACCACTTCCAGGTGCTGAGCCTCCCCTGGCTCACCCTGGCACAGACAAGGGCAGTGAGGCCAAGGACCCTCCAGCTGCAGAGAGCTACCCCCCTCCACCAGCTCCAGCTCCCACTGATGGCAGTGAGCCAGTCCCAGCTCCCGTCGCTGACGGAGACATCCCCAGCCAGTTTACACGGGTGATGGGCAAAG TGTGCACCCAGCTGCTGGTGTCCCGACCAGACGAGGAGAACATCACCAGTTACCTCCAGCTCATCGAAAAGTGCCTGACTCATGAG GCTTTCACGGAGACGCAGAAGAAACGGCTGCTGTCCTGGAAACAGCAAGTGCTGAAGCTCCTTCGGACCTTCCCGCGCAAAGCTGCACTAGAGATGCAGAACTACCGGCAGCAGAAAGG CTGGGCGTTCGGCTCCAACTCACTCCCCATAGCTGGCtctgtggggatgggggtggccCGGCGGACCCAGCGGCAGTTCCCAATGCCTCCCAGGGCCCTTCCGCCTGGCAGGATGGGCCTTCTGAGCCCCTCCGGCATTGGGGGCATCTCCCCTCGACATGCCCTCACCAGCCCCAGCCTCGGAGGCCAGGGCCGACAG AACCTGTGGTTCGCCAACCCTGGAGGCAGCAACAGCATGCCCAGCCAGAGCCGCAGCTCTGTGCAGCGCACACACTCGCTCCCGGTCCACTCATCGCCCCAGGCCATTCTCATGTTCCCTCCAG ATTGCCCGGTCCCTGGGCCTGACCTGGAGATCAATCCCACTCTGGAGTCTCTGTGTCTGAGCATGACAGAACACGCCTTGGGTG GCCCGTCGAGGGATCtctgctga
- the SAMD4B gene encoding protein Smaug homolog 2 isoform X1: MMFRDQVGILAGWFKGWNECEQTVALLSLLKRVTRTQARFLQLCLEHSLADCNDIHLLESEANSAAIVSQWQQESKEKVVSLLLSHLPLLQPGNTEAKSEYMRLLQKVLAYSIESNAFIEESRQLLSYALIHPATTLEDRNALALWLSHLEERLASGFRTRPEPTYHSRQGSDEWGGPAELGPGEAGPGWQDKPPRENGHVPFHPPSSVPPAINSIGSNANTGLPCQIHPSPLKRSMSLIPTSPQAPGEWPSPEELGARAAFATPDHAPLSPQSSVASSGSEQTEEQGSSRNTFQEDGSGMKDVPSWLKSLRLHKYAALFSQMSYEEMMTLTEQHLESQNVTKGARHKIALSIQKLRERQSVLKSLEKDVLEGGNLRNALQELQQIIITPIKAYSVLQATVAAATATTSTAKDGGRGEPPLPGAEPPLAHPGTDKGSEAKDPPAAESYPPPPAPAPTDGSEPVPAPVADGDIPSQFTRVMGKVCTQLLVSRPDEENITSYLQLIEKCLTHEAFTETQKKRLLSWKQQVLKLLRTFPRKAALEMQNYRQQKGWAFGSNSLPIAGSVGMGVARRTQRQFPMPPRALPPGRMGLLSPSGIGGISPRHALTSPSLGGQGRQNLWFANPGGSNSMPSQSRSSVQRTHSLPVHSSPQAILMFPPDCPVPGPDLEINPTLESLCLSMTEHALGDGTDKTSTI; the protein is encoded by the exons CCATCGTCAGCCAGTGGCAGCAGGAGTCCAAAGAGAAGGTGGTGTCCCTCCTGCTGTCCCACCTACCCCTGCTTCAGCCGGGCAACACGGAGGCCAAGTCGGAGTACATGAGGCTGCTGCAGAAAGTGCTGGCCTACTCGATTGAGAGCAATGCCTTCATTGAGGAGAGCCGCCAGCTGCTCTCTTATGCCCTCATCCACCCGGCCACCACGCTGGAGGACCGCAATGCGCTGGCCCTCTGGCTGAGCCACTTGGAAGAGCGGCTAGCTAGCGGCTTCCGCACCCGGCCTGAGCCCACCTACCACTCGCGTCAGGGCTCAGATGAGTGGGGTGGTCCTGcagagctgggccctggggaggcagggccaggctggcAAGACAAGCCACCCCGGGAAAATGGACACGTGcccttccacccacccagctCAGTGCCGCCAGCCATCAACAGTATTGGGAGCAACGCAAACACAG GTCTCCCCTGCCAAATCCACCCCAGTCCGCTGAAGCGCTCCATGTCGCTCATCCCCACGAGCCCCCAGGCCCCTGGTGAGTGGCCGAGTCCAGAGGAGCTTGGGGCCCGGGCTGCTTTCGCCACGCCCGACCACGCACCCCTCTCGCCCCAGAGCAGCGTGGCCTCCTCTGGCAGCGAGCAGACGGAGGAGCAGGGCTCCAGCCGGAACACTTTCCAGGAGGACGGCAGTGGCATGAAAG ATGTGCCCTCATGGCTCAAGAGCCTCCGCTTGCACAAGTACGCAGCCCTCTTCTCACAGATGAGCTATGAGGAGATGATGACACTGACTGAGCAGCACTTGGAGTCTCAG AATGTCACCAAAGGTGCCCGCCACAAGATAGCCCTGAGCATCCAGAAGCTGCGCGAGAGGCAGAGTGTCCTCAAATCCCTGGAGAAG GATGTGCTGGAAGGCGGGAATCTGCGAAACGCTCTGCAGGAGCTTCAGCAGATCATCATCACCCCCATCAAGGCCTACAGTGTCCTCCAGGCCACTGTGGCCGCTGCCACCGCCACCACCTCTACTGCCAAGGATGGGGGCCGGGGAGAGCCACCACTTCCAGGTGCTGAGCCTCCCCTGGCTCACCCTGGCACAGACAAGGGCAGTGAGGCCAAGGACCCTCCAGCTGCAGAGAGCTACCCCCCTCCACCAGCTCCAGCTCCCACTGATGGCAGTGAGCCAGTCCCAGCTCCCGTCGCTGACGGAGACATCCCCAGCCAGTTTACACGGGTGATGGGCAAAG TGTGCACCCAGCTGCTGGTGTCCCGACCAGACGAGGAGAACATCACCAGTTACCTCCAGCTCATCGAAAAGTGCCTGACTCATGAG GCTTTCACGGAGACGCAGAAGAAACGGCTGCTGTCCTGGAAACAGCAAGTGCTGAAGCTCCTTCGGACCTTCCCGCGCAAAGCTGCACTAGAGATGCAGAACTACCGGCAGCAGAAAGG CTGGGCGTTCGGCTCCAACTCACTCCCCATAGCTGGCtctgtggggatgggggtggccCGGCGGACCCAGCGGCAGTTCCCAATGCCTCCCAGGGCCCTTCCGCCTGGCAGGATGGGCCTTCTGAGCCCCTCCGGCATTGGGGGCATCTCCCCTCGACATGCCCTCACCAGCCCCAGCCTCGGAGGCCAGGGCCGACAG AACCTGTGGTTCGCCAACCCTGGAGGCAGCAACAGCATGCCCAGCCAGAGCCGCAGCTCTGTGCAGCGCACACACTCGCTCCCGGTCCACTCATCGCCCCAGGCCATTCTCATGTTCCCTCCAG ATTGCCCGGTCCCTGGGCCTGACCTGGAGATCAATCCCACTCTGGAGTCTCTGTGTCTGAGCATGACAGAACACGCCTTGGGTG ATGGGACAGACAAAACCTCCACCATCTGA